One region of Ornithinibacter aureus genomic DNA includes:
- a CDS encoding CinA family protein encodes MSAVPERPDAGRPDAGALAVVARLRDLGLTVATAESLTGGLVCAALTSVPGASAVVRGGVVAYASEVKATVVGVDAGVLAREGAVSAAVAGELATRVRAVLGCDIGVSTTGVAGPDPADGRPPGTVFIGACGPWGILVEELSLTGNRDQIRAATVREVLTLLSTALKNLRDADGRAGYGGARPEQPVDTNEREDAP; translated from the coding sequence GTGAGCGCGGTGCCGGAGCGACCGGATGCCGGGCGGCCGGATGCCGGTGCGCTCGCCGTCGTCGCCCGCTTGCGTGACCTCGGGCTCACCGTCGCGACGGCTGAATCGCTGACCGGTGGTCTGGTCTGTGCCGCGCTGACGAGCGTCCCCGGCGCGTCGGCCGTCGTGCGTGGCGGGGTCGTCGCCTATGCCAGCGAGGTCAAGGCCACCGTGGTGGGCGTCGACGCTGGGGTGTTGGCCCGTGAGGGTGCAGTGTCCGCGGCGGTCGCCGGTGAGCTCGCGACGAGGGTACGGGCCGTCCTGGGTTGCGACATCGGGGTCTCGACGACCGGCGTGGCCGGTCCCGACCCGGCCGACGGACGCCCACCGGGGACGGTGTTCATCGGTGCCTGCGGTCCGTGGGGAATCCTCGTGGAGGAACTGTCGTTGACCGGCAACCGGGACCAGATCCGCGCGGCCACCGTGCGGGAAGTTCTCACCCTGCTGAGCACGGCGCTGAAGAACCTTCGAGACGCTGACGGTCGCGCGGGGTACGGTGGAGCCCGACCGGAACAGCCGGTCGACACGAACGAAAGAGAGGACGCGCCGTGA